A window from Corynebacterium singulare encodes these proteins:
- a CDS encoding non-ribosomal peptide synthetase, whose product MDVTALINDLESRGIALWVNGDRLNYRSPKGSLREEDLAALRSNKEKVLAWLREREAVPHDEQARFAPFPMTDIQRAYATGQNEGYDLGGTGCHSYAEIRTERLDRSRLEQAWHELIQRHDMLSAVVVPPDSLQVVKSRSLPVLQAVDLAGHNPDVPDAEYLRHRAKLENRSYPLGTWPLHEFQLLQFDECSILQFSVDMIIADFVSVRVMVEELLTLYAGNVLPELEDTTFRDIITSRNHHSQSAAGFAARTNAKKYWSEIIPSLSGKPLLPTLTSADRTSEMPVRFTRRTWRCSPAAWSKLTDAASTHGVTPSATLLTAYADVLRRWSSTSDFCVNVTSMNRDSAIAGINRIIGDFTEMTLHACHPHTGTFSERVHATQEQLSEELSHAAYSGVDVLRDIARTTGQPAVIPVVFTSALGADTPHNNGPAYNLVSGVSRTPQVWIDCQAFQDGGSCNVNWDVREDVFEPALIDDMWESFTDLLDRLVDDGSAWQETDSVHLPDKTIAIRNRIHKTHVQQTTRCLHDGFWDNVQQHPHQPALVCGGKTYSYQHLAGYVGALQHELSDVGPGDYIAIVLGNGVWQIAAAVAVVSTGAAYVPIDHEQPAIRQRSMIEACRPANVITNSHFSEENTDISNINVDTLSPIQYSGTIASPVSPTETAYIIFTSGSTGIPKGVVVTHSAAMNTIDSVNNLLGRNKRRTVLGVSKLSFDLSVYDIFGTFASGGTLVLPLDEESRNPSKWIDFLVDNNVDTWNSVPALFQMLVREVEVTRHPNILSLDLVMLSGDRIPGTLPAHAAPHFPNAELISLGGATEGGIWSIFHPMTCHTNETSIPYGTALPNQGMWVLDEACNECPDWVRGQIHISGESLATGYLNDPTSTAEKFFFSEKHGTRMYDTGDIGSYRPDGVIEFHGRRDNQLKINGYRVETGEIEGVLESNDFVERAIVLTQETSDPIKLHAFVTDAQSDKDELKDAGQIRNSELRTMLEQRWTPADTSLDTGIFATWMRLGNEAAMAALLAAFQQAGVFLVAGKYHTLTEITAAIHPSEEYRELITRWLNILTGEGLATKDDEGWTVSQQTLDFFVFGEAWDQFGNMEAEINNSKELFNYQRHAAEALLSQLRGEISPTEVFFPEGDTHNARTIYGENRISKAMNAAAAEAVIGIAEHHADHPVRILEVGAGIGATTEKIVSRLPENVIEYRFTDISTFFLHKAQKMFAHCGAMTYGLFDMNSDCTSQDVEFGGYDIILCANVLHNSVNIEESFTRLKQLRRPGGVIVIVEPITELYAALISVSIKMNLVDFTDHRAESHKVFIEDAQWDQVFRDTQMHRIAEYPNTSDPLRECGQRLIIVGADDDDVPTLNSEDILGYLRAHLPGYMVPASVNVLPELPLTSNGKVDRKALAQLCLEPVGSPNNRIDPPRNETEEQIATIWRDVLDTTEVGRNDDFYALGGDSLLMAETVTRLRQEIPGLQQHTWDALMRGVLKVPTIAGISALAQAAGSSCQPEALKAVNSANHTSPELTALSTVASGSPTGSSNLHVYRLPKDATFCRVMIHAGTGRLKDYEFLMPELLQRQPEIAHVGFTAGDADRFLDYTTRTLIRDLAQSYAQELDELDMESYQLVGYCIGGMLALETAKALTELGRDVRQVTCISTHQCPHRVTNELLCELAYGCIFNADLSAMGANFDLKTLAAALEHTLDGINRNISDEELCTLEGPYADIGEFFQKMAVLSPRARRKLIYRSIREFDTDSESTRGMLDILYDVFRHSLLGTIDYVPDVYFGDVVVLQPTEGVTGFYPSLGGDIDWPATVLGNLQIHAVAGSHATCLLQENVPSLLPFFTEREQRNG is encoded by the coding sequence ATGGATGTCACAGCGCTGATTAACGACCTTGAATCCCGCGGTATAGCGCTATGGGTGAACGGCGATCGACTCAACTACCGTTCACCCAAGGGTTCCTTGCGCGAGGAAGACCTCGCGGCCTTAAGGTCAAATAAGGAAAAGGTTTTGGCATGGTTGCGTGAGCGGGAGGCCGTTCCGCATGATGAGCAAGCACGGTTCGCCCCCTTCCCCATGACCGATATTCAGCGCGCATACGCAACCGGTCAGAACGAAGGCTATGATCTGGGTGGCACCGGGTGCCACAGCTACGCCGAAATACGAACGGAACGCCTTGATCGCAGCCGCCTTGAACAGGCCTGGCACGAACTCATCCAGCGCCATGACATGCTCTCTGCAGTGGTCGTTCCACCGGATTCGCTGCAGGTGGTTAAATCTCGCAGTTTGCCGGTGCTACAAGCTGTAGACCTCGCGGGCCACAACCCAGATGTCCCGGACGCCGAGTATCTTCGTCACCGCGCAAAATTGGAAAACCGTAGCTACCCGTTGGGCACCTGGCCACTGCACGAATTCCAGCTTTTGCAATTTGACGAATGCAGCATCCTACAGTTTTCGGTGGACATGATCATCGCCGACTTTGTAAGCGTGAGGGTGATGGTCGAGGAACTTCTAACTCTCTACGCAGGTAACGTTCTACCGGAACTAGAGGACACCACGTTTCGGGATATAATCACCTCCCGTAACCACCACAGCCAGAGTGCCGCTGGCTTCGCTGCACGCACCAATGCAAAAAAGTACTGGTCCGAGATCATCCCCTCGTTGTCCGGCAAACCCTTACTGCCGACGCTGACCTCAGCCGATCGCACATCCGAAATGCCGGTGCGTTTCACCCGGCGTACCTGGCGATGCTCGCCAGCAGCATGGTCAAAGCTCACCGACGCAGCAAGCACTCACGGCGTCACTCCTTCGGCGACGCTACTTACCGCCTACGCCGATGTACTGCGCCGTTGGTCCTCCACAAGTGACTTTTGCGTCAATGTCACTTCGATGAACCGAGATTCTGCCATTGCCGGAATCAACCGTATTATCGGAGACTTTACCGAGATGACCCTACATGCTTGCCATCCGCACACTGGAACCTTTAGTGAGCGCGTGCACGCAACCCAGGAGCAGCTATCCGAAGAGCTATCACACGCTGCGTATTCCGGGGTTGACGTGTTGCGCGATATAGCCCGCACTACCGGGCAGCCCGCGGTAATCCCGGTAGTATTCACCAGCGCGTTGGGTGCAGACACACCGCACAACAATGGTCCGGCCTACAACCTTGTCTCCGGCGTAAGCCGAACGCCGCAGGTATGGATTGACTGTCAGGCATTCCAGGACGGAGGCTCTTGCAACGTCAACTGGGACGTGCGAGAGGACGTCTTTGAACCGGCGTTGATCGACGACATGTGGGAGTCATTTACCGACCTACTCGATCGCCTGGTCGACGACGGTTCGGCGTGGCAGGAAACTGATTCAGTCCACTTGCCCGATAAGACGATCGCCATCCGTAACCGCATTCACAAAACCCACGTACAGCAGACCACCCGATGCCTCCACGACGGGTTTTGGGATAACGTCCAGCAGCACCCACACCAGCCAGCGCTGGTGTGTGGCGGAAAAACCTACAGCTACCAACATCTGGCTGGCTACGTCGGGGCATTACAGCATGAGCTCTCTGATGTCGGTCCCGGAGATTACATTGCCATCGTCCTAGGTAACGGAGTATGGCAAATAGCTGCCGCTGTTGCCGTGGTATCAACTGGTGCAGCCTACGTGCCGATCGATCACGAGCAACCCGCAATCCGCCAACGTTCAATGATAGAAGCGTGTCGTCCTGCCAACGTCATCACTAATTCTCATTTCTCCGAAGAAAATACCGATATCTCCAACATCAACGTCGATACTCTCAGCCCGATACAGTACAGTGGCACCATAGCCTCACCGGTTTCCCCCACCGAAACCGCCTACATCATCTTCACCTCAGGCAGCACCGGAATTCCAAAAGGTGTTGTCGTTACGCACTCGGCTGCAATGAACACCATAGATAGCGTGAACAATCTCCTCGGCCGAAATAAAAGACGCACGGTATTGGGGGTATCGAAGTTATCCTTTGACTTATCCGTGTATGACATCTTCGGTACCTTCGCAAGCGGTGGCACTTTGGTCCTGCCGTTAGACGAGGAATCGCGAAACCCCAGCAAATGGATCGATTTCCTTGTTGATAACAACGTCGATACCTGGAACTCTGTTCCTGCACTGTTCCAAATGCTTGTGCGAGAGGTAGAGGTGACCCGTCACCCGAACATCCTCAGCCTAGACCTGGTTATGCTGTCCGGAGACAGGATCCCGGGCACTCTCCCAGCGCATGCTGCACCCCACTTCCCTAATGCTGAACTCATCAGCCTCGGCGGCGCCACGGAGGGCGGAATATGGTCGATTTTCCACCCGATGACCTGTCACACAAATGAAACTAGCATACCATATGGTACCGCGTTACCCAACCAAGGAATGTGGGTGCTCGACGAGGCCTGCAATGAGTGTCCGGACTGGGTGCGAGGGCAAATCCATATTTCCGGGGAAAGCCTAGCCACCGGTTACCTCAACGATCCAACCTCCACAGCAGAGAAATTTTTCTTTTCCGAAAAGCATGGCACACGTATGTACGATACCGGGGATATAGGAAGCTACCGCCCAGACGGCGTAATCGAGTTTCACGGCCGTCGGGACAATCAACTAAAAATCAACGGCTATCGAGTGGAAACCGGCGAGATAGAAGGAGTCCTCGAATCCAACGACTTCGTCGAACGCGCTATAGTACTCACCCAGGAAACCAGTGACCCAATTAAACTACATGCTTTCGTCACTGATGCACAGAGCGACAAAGATGAGCTCAAGGATGCTGGGCAAATCAGAAACTCGGAGCTCCGTACAATGCTTGAGCAGCGCTGGACACCTGCAGATACGAGCCTTGACACGGGAATATTTGCCACATGGATGCGGCTGGGAAACGAAGCCGCGATGGCTGCTTTGCTCGCGGCTTTCCAACAAGCCGGTGTTTTCCTCGTTGCAGGAAAATACCACACTCTTACGGAAATCACCGCGGCGATCCATCCCTCCGAAGAGTATCGCGAACTCATAACCCGTTGGCTCAATATTCTGACTGGAGAAGGCTTAGCCACTAAGGATGATGAGGGTTGGACTGTCAGCCAACAGACCCTGGACTTCTTCGTGTTCGGAGAGGCCTGGGATCAGTTCGGCAACATGGAAGCGGAAATCAATAACAGTAAGGAATTATTCAATTACCAACGGCACGCAGCTGAGGCGCTTCTTTCCCAGTTGCGCGGAGAGATCAGTCCCACCGAGGTGTTCTTCCCGGAGGGAGATACCCATAACGCCCGCACCATTTACGGCGAAAACCGCATTAGCAAGGCGATGAATGCTGCGGCCGCAGAGGCAGTGATCGGCATTGCCGAGCACCACGCTGATCATCCGGTAAGGATCCTCGAGGTCGGCGCTGGCATAGGTGCTACGACGGAAAAAATTGTTAGCCGACTCCCCGAGAACGTAATCGAATACCGCTTCACCGATATTTCGACATTCTTCCTACATAAAGCCCAAAAAATGTTCGCGCATTGTGGTGCCATGACCTATGGCCTGTTTGATATGAACTCAGACTGCACATCGCAAGATGTAGAGTTCGGCGGTTACGACATCATTTTGTGCGCCAACGTACTGCATAATTCAGTAAATATCGAGGAGTCATTCACCCGCTTAAAGCAGCTGCGCCGCCCCGGGGGCGTGATCGTCATAGTAGAGCCGATCACTGAACTTTACGCAGCCCTTATCTCGGTGTCCATCAAGATGAATCTGGTTGATTTCACGGACCACCGTGCGGAATCACACAAGGTGTTCATCGAGGACGCGCAGTGGGATCAGGTCTTCAGGGATACCCAGATGCACCGCATCGCGGAGTACCCAAACACTAGTGACCCGTTGCGCGAATGCGGGCAACGACTCATCATCGTTGGTGCCGATGACGACGATGTCCCCACGCTCAACAGTGAAGACATTCTGGGCTACCTGCGTGCTCACCTACCGGGTTACATGGTTCCGGCTTCCGTCAATGTACTACCGGAATTGCCGTTAACCTCAAATGGCAAGGTAGACCGCAAGGCCCTAGCGCAACTCTGCTTAGAACCGGTGGGAAGCCCCAACAACCGGATCGATCCTCCACGCAACGAAACGGAAGAGCAGATAGCGACTATCTGGCGCGATGTCCTCGACACCACGGAGGTTGGGCGCAATGATGACTTCTATGCGCTTGGGGGTGACTCACTGCTCATGGCCGAAACGGTAACCCGGCTCCGCCAAGAAATACCTGGCCTACAGCAGCACACGTGGGACGCCCTTATGCGTGGCGTACTCAAGGTGCCAACCATCGCAGGCATTTCCGCGCTAGCACAGGCTGCAGGAAGTAGCTGTCAACCCGAAGCATTAAAAGCCGTTAATTCTGCTAATCATACCTCCCCTGAACTGACTGCTCTGTCTACTGTAGCCAGTGGCTCTCCAACTGGGTCTTCAAATCTGCATGTATACCGATTGCCGAAGGACGCAACGTTCTGCCGCGTGATGATCCACGCTGGCACTGGCCGCCTGAAGGACTACGAGTTCTTGATGCCCGAACTGCTTCAACGCCAGCCAGAGATTGCCCACGTTGGTTTTACCGCTGGTGACGCAGATCGATTCCTGGACTACACAACCCGTACGCTGATCAGGGATCTGGCCCAGAGCTACGCCCAGGAACTTGATGAGTTGGATATGGAATCTTATCAGTTGGTCGGCTACTGCATTGGCGGTATGTTAGCGCTGGAGACCGCGAAGGCGCTCACCGAACTCGGCCGCGACGTGCGCCAGGTAACTTGCATCAGCACCCACCAGTGCCCGCACCGGGTCACTAATGAACTGCTGTGTGAGCTCGCCTATGGGTGCATTTTCAACGCTGACCTAAGTGCAATGGGGGCGAACTTCGACCTCAAAACCCTCGCAGCAGCCCTGGAGCACACCCTTGATGGCATCAACCGCAATATCAGTGACGAAGAACTGTGTACCCTTGAAGGCCCATACGCAGATATCGGGGAATTCTTCCAAAAGATGGCGGTGTTGAGTCCCAGGGCGCGCCGCAAACTCATCTACCGAAGCATCCGTGAATTCGACACAGACTCCGAGTCCACTCGCGGGATGCTGGACATCCTATACGATGTCTTCCGGCATTCGTTACTCGGAACCATCGACTACGTCCCCGATGTCTATTTCGGTGATGTAGTCGTACTGCAGCCTACCGAAGGTGTAACTGGTTTTTACCCGAGCCTAGGCGGAGACATCGATTGGCCAGCGACCGTGCTCGGCAACCTGCAGATACATGCCGTGGCCGGTTCTCATGCCACCTGCCTGCTACAGGAGAACGTACCCTCACTACTTCCGTTCTTCACGGAGAGGGAACAACGAAATGGCTAA
- a CDS encoding Gfo/Idh/MocA family oxidoreductase: MNTVRVVVCGTTFGRIYINGIKKLADKFSLVAILSQGSEQSRRLAEQLGVPLCTKIEDLPAFDLACVVVRSSVVGGSGTQLALEFLSRGKHVVMEHPIHKKDSVDCYRMAAKNNVQFKLNTFYRWNPTISRYLEITTTLTRQFKIIHIDAECSIHFLFSTLDIIGRITGGFTPWSFDDDTQVTGIFTTLTGSIRKTPLCLRVVNHNDPEKPDDFAHVGHRITVFTHAGNLVLTETDGTIIWHPNTPIPRDQAGLLSTAADDRLSTLQLHENLLIEPCVTRVALYDHTWPAGIAEFLNEVYDKLACSKNEAQEAEYLLALCAVWARTGQLLGPTCTVQAAMHAEPLSLESLMWPLGESHTSPIERNNPNHRNTGEITWMSQR, translated from the coding sequence ATGAACACTGTACGCGTCGTCGTATGCGGCACAACATTTGGCCGTATATACATCAACGGGATAAAAAAGCTTGCGGATAAATTTTCGCTGGTAGCAATCCTATCTCAGGGCAGCGAACAGTCGCGCCGGCTGGCAGAGCAGCTAGGCGTACCTCTGTGTACCAAGATCGAAGATCTCCCCGCTTTTGATCTTGCCTGTGTGGTGGTCAGATCTAGCGTCGTTGGCGGTTCCGGCACGCAGCTCGCCCTAGAGTTTTTAAGCCGTGGCAAGCATGTAGTGATGGAGCACCCGATCCACAAGAAAGACTCTGTAGATTGCTACCGGATGGCAGCGAAAAATAACGTGCAGTTCAAGCTCAACACCTTCTACCGCTGGAATCCAACCATATCCCGGTACTTGGAAATCACAACAACACTAACCAGGCAGTTCAAAATCATCCACATAGACGCCGAATGTAGCATTCACTTTCTATTCTCAACGCTCGATATCATCGGAAGGATTACCGGCGGTTTTACCCCATGGAGCTTTGATGACGACACCCAAGTTACCGGAATATTCACTACGCTCACCGGTTCGATACGCAAAACCCCGCTCTGCTTGCGCGTGGTTAATCACAACGACCCAGAAAAGCCAGACGATTTCGCTCACGTGGGGCATCGAATAACTGTTTTCACGCACGCCGGAAATCTGGTGCTCACCGAGACTGACGGAACCATCATCTGGCACCCAAACACCCCAATCCCACGAGATCAAGCTGGCTTGCTAAGCACTGCTGCCGATGATCGTTTGAGCACTCTACAGTTGCATGAGAATCTCCTTATCGAGCCGTGCGTTACCCGTGTCGCCCTCTACGACCATACCTGGCCTGCAGGCATTGCGGAGTTTCTGAACGAAGTATATGACAAGTTGGCGTGCTCCAAGAACGAAGCGCAAGAAGCCGAATACCTCCTGGCATTGTGCGCAGTCTGGGCGCGCACCGGACAATTACTGGGTCCCACATGTACCGTCCAAGCAGCTATGCATGCCGAACCACTCAGTCTCGAGAGTCTGATGTGGCCGCTGGGGGAGTCTCATACCTCCCCCATTGAGCGAAACAACCCCAACCACCGGAACACAGGAGAGATAACATGGATGTCACAGCGCTGA
- a CDS encoding dipeptide ABC transporter ATP-binding protein: MTKPLLEMKDVHISFTTSTGVVEAVRGVNMSIYPGQSVAIVGESGSGKSTTAMSILGLLPGTGKVTGGQILFEGEDITHYNNKQFESLRGDKIGLVPQDPMSNLNPVWRIGTQVEESLKANHVVEGSKRHERVVELLEEAGLPDAERRAKQYPHEFSGGMRQRALIAIGLAARPKLLIADEPTSALDVTVQKTILDHLEHLTEELGNAVLFITHDLGLAAERAEHLIVMHRGRIVESGPSREILRSPQHPYTRRLVDAAPSLASSRIRAAKKAGVKAKELKSGGAIGAAVKQGTATADSASAQAPVISVRNLTKEFDIRGQRGGKKLLKAVDDVSFDIRRGTTLALVGESGSGKSTVANMVLGLLEPTSGTIEFEGHDTSTLSKQELFKLRRKMQVVFQNPYGSLDPMYSIYKCIEEPMALHKVGSRKEREARVAELLDMVSMPRSAMRRYPNELSGGQRQRIAIARALALRPEVIVLDEAVSALDVLVQNQIIQLLAELQSELSLSYLFITHDLAVVRQTADDVVVMKKGQAVEQGTADDIFENAQQEYTRNLINSVPGMHLEIGTGH; encoded by the coding sequence ATGACTAAGCCACTTCTTGAAATGAAGGACGTCCACATTTCCTTCACCACGTCCACCGGTGTGGTTGAGGCAGTGCGTGGCGTCAACATGTCCATTTACCCGGGCCAGTCCGTGGCCATTGTGGGTGAGTCCGGTTCCGGTAAGTCCACGACTGCCATGTCCATCCTGGGCCTGCTGCCGGGCACCGGTAAGGTCACCGGCGGCCAGATCCTTTTTGAGGGCGAGGACATCACTCACTACAACAACAAGCAATTCGAATCGCTGCGCGGTGACAAGATTGGACTGGTCCCGCAGGATCCGATGTCCAACCTCAACCCAGTGTGGCGCATCGGCACGCAGGTTGAGGAGTCTCTCAAGGCCAACCACGTGGTGGAGGGCTCTAAGCGCCACGAACGCGTGGTGGAGCTTCTGGAGGAAGCCGGGCTTCCCGACGCCGAACGCCGCGCCAAGCAGTACCCCCACGAGTTCTCCGGCGGTATGCGCCAGCGCGCGCTCATCGCTATTGGCCTCGCCGCACGACCGAAGCTGCTCATCGCCGACGAGCCCACCTCCGCCCTCGACGTGACGGTGCAGAAAACCATCCTGGATCACCTAGAGCACCTCACGGAGGAGCTGGGTAACGCGGTGCTCTTCATTACCCATGACCTCGGACTGGCGGCCGAGCGCGCGGAGCACCTCATCGTGATGCACCGCGGCCGCATCGTCGAGTCGGGCCCCTCGCGCGAGATCCTGCGCTCCCCGCAGCATCCGTACACGCGCCGGCTTGTCGACGCCGCCCCCTCCCTCGCCTCTTCCCGCATCCGCGCGGCCAAGAAAGCTGGTGTGAAGGCCAAGGAGCTGAAGTCAGGTGGGGCGATCGGCGCCGCCGTCAAGCAGGGCACCGCAACCGCGGACTCTGCTTCCGCGCAGGCTCCGGTGATTTCGGTCCGCAACCTCACCAAGGAATTCGATATCCGCGGCCAGCGCGGTGGAAAGAAGCTGCTCAAGGCTGTCGACGATGTCTCCTTCGACATCCGCCGCGGCACCACCCTGGCGTTGGTGGGCGAGTCCGGTTCCGGTAAGTCCACGGTGGCCAACATGGTATTGGGCTTGCTGGAGCCGACCTCCGGCACCATCGAGTTCGAAGGCCACGATACTTCGACGCTATCGAAGCAGGAACTGTTCAAGCTCCGCCGCAAGATGCAGGTGGTCTTCCAGAACCCCTATGGCTCGCTGGATCCGATGTATTCGATTTACAAGTGCATCGAGGAACCCATGGCGCTGCACAAGGTGGGCTCGCGCAAGGAGCGCGAGGCTCGCGTGGCCGAGCTTCTCGACATGGTCTCCATGCCCCGCTCCGCCATGCGCCGCTACCCCAACGAGCTTTCCGGCGGCCAGCGCCAGCGTATCGCCATTGCACGTGCGCTGGCGCTGCGCCCGGAGGTCATCGTCCTCGATGAGGCCGTCTCCGCCCTCGACGTGCTGGTGCAGAACCAGATCATCCAGCTCCTCGCGGAGCTGCAGTCAGAGCTCAGCCTGTCCTACCTCTTCATTACCCACGACCTCGCGGTGGTCCGCCAGACCGCCGACGACGTAGTGGTCATGAAGAAGGGACAGGCCGTCGAACAGGGCACCGCCGACGATATCTTCGAAAACGCCCAGCAGGAGTACACCCGCAACCTCATCAACTCGGTTCCGGGCATGCACCTAGAAATCGGTACCGGCCACTAG
- a CDS encoding ABC transporter permease produces the protein MPNFEKTTHYPGQEHFVSETDETGLGAVDAVKDESAPSSQWGEAWRYLRRRPLFWIAAVMILVAVLMAVVPGLFTNTDPRLCELSKSLAPAEPGHPFGFNRQGCDIYARVIYGARASVAVGVLTTILVVILGSLIGAIAGFFGGWIDSVLSRITDIFFAIPLVLAAIVVMQMFKEHRTIVTVVLVLGLFGWVSIARITRGAVVSIKNEEFVQSARSIGASNWHILFSHILPNAAAPIISYATVALGTYIVAEATLSFLGIGLPPTFVSWGGDISDAQASLRVAPAVLFYPAGALGLTVLSFIMMGDVVRDALDPKARKR, from the coding sequence ATGCCTAACTTCGAGAAAACCACCCATTACCCGGGCCAAGAGCACTTCGTCTCCGAAACCGACGAGACGGGCCTCGGCGCCGTCGACGCCGTCAAGGACGAATCCGCTCCCTCCTCCCAGTGGGGCGAGGCCTGGCGCTACCTGCGCCGCCGCCCACTGTTCTGGATCGCGGCCGTCATGATCCTCGTGGCTGTCCTCATGGCCGTTGTCCCTGGCCTGTTCACCAACACGGATCCTCGCCTGTGCGAGCTGTCCAAGTCCCTCGCCCCTGCAGAGCCAGGCCACCCCTTCGGCTTCAACCGCCAGGGCTGCGACATCTATGCGCGCGTCATTTACGGTGCGCGGGCGTCGGTAGCCGTGGGTGTCCTCACGACGATTCTTGTCGTGATTCTGGGCTCCCTCATCGGTGCTATCGCCGGCTTCTTCGGCGGCTGGATCGACTCCGTCCTCTCCCGTATTACCGATATCTTCTTCGCTATCCCGCTGGTGCTGGCCGCCATCGTGGTGATGCAGATGTTCAAGGAGCACCGCACCATCGTCACGGTGGTCTTGGTCTTGGGCCTGTTCGGCTGGGTGTCCATCGCCCGCATTACGCGCGGTGCGGTGGTCTCCATCAAGAACGAGGAGTTCGTCCAGTCCGCGCGCTCCATCGGTGCATCGAATTGGCACATTCTGTTCAGCCACATCTTGCCGAACGCTGCCGCCCCCATCATTTCCTATGCCACCGTGGCGCTGGGTACCTACATCGTGGCGGAGGCTACCTTGTCCTTCCTGGGTATCGGTTTGCCGCCGACGTTCGTGTCCTGGGGCGGCGACATCTCCGACGCACAGGCGTCCCTGCGCGTGGCCCCGGCAGTCCTGTTCTACCCGGCGGGCGCGTTGGGCCTGACCGTGTTGAGCTTCATCATGATGGGTGACGTCGTCCGCGATGCACTCGATCCGAAGGCGAGGAAGCGTTAA